ttgggcaccagtttagtagtttttttctccacttttctgttcctcttgccaTGAGCCCAATTCTActgtagtttattatttattaaaagtttaaaactcgataaaggctatttataagaacaatattattttcttagttGTAAGTTACATAggacatattatatttgtaactaattatacaaaaacgttgttttatttattcgatATTCTTAACTTCTATTCGATAAATAGCATACTTGATTCTGACTTAGGGCTATTtacatttaagaaatattctaataaataaatatttatattcatattctatatttataGGCGAGTTATTTTACTGCAGAAATGCGTGCTTATTAATATTTCGGGTAAATGCTCAGTCGTACCTGGAGGCCCCAAATACAGAACATTCTATAATGAGATCCATCGATGTCTAATTTGTTTGTAGGTCGCACGTACGTATCGGATCTGATCAGGCTTAATTTGTGCAGGTATTTAGCAATCGCCCCATGTCCCGTTAAGATCTGCATCATTTGTGGGCTTGTTGTTTTATGTCTAATAATTTGTTAGCCGTCTATAacattgcttataaataatttagatatttgtaaatgtgtttgttaattaaaagcaAGTTAGTATGCATACGCAACACAGCCGGTAGATTTCGGTAACGTAATGGTAataaaccccccccccctaccTAGCGGACTGTATATACtcgaaatatgtatatattctgcatacaatataaaaattagtatttcaaatataaataaatgaatattgatatttaaaaggcaccgcacttgcaagccctctggaaatgtgagtgtctatggacGCTAACtgaacatcaggtgagccttgcccgtttgttatattaaaaaaattaaacttagaatatcgtttatttattaaatcaataaatttttgtctaaataatTCTAAACATAATACCTAACATTtactataacatattttatcacCTATGATAAGATTCAGTGTAGAGagtttgattaaaaagagagtcaaaaacgtattggtTTTGACATACTTTTCGCAAAATGTAGAGTTTGTATTAACATAACTGAAGCTACACATAACATCAAATTTCCTaaacagaaaatatatattatgtatgaagCAGAAATCAGAGGAATGTAGGCAGAGAGGGTTGCAGCATTACTGTACCATAATGAAGAATTAAGTTTTGGTTTGAGACATGAATCGTAGTTTCATCTGTTTTCAGAAAAACCTTATTTGTTGATAGACTGTCTATTATTGCCTAAAATAAATAGGTACTTCAATTGTTATTTCATAGGAAATCTATCACAgtctttagttaaaacggcACTGTTGAAAGAGTTTCAGCCTACGCAGACCGAGTTGTGAGAGGAAAAGCGGCGAGGAGCACGCTCTCCCACCATGGTGGTTTATCATCATATAGTCGTAGCAGTTGGTGACACCATCGCCATTGCAGTCCTGGAAACATATTTCAATATTGTTtcaaattttcaataataaaaaaattatataacttttataaattatatggattttatattagattgtaccggtgaccctagagctggtgctttccttgctCAAGTAATAAGTATGGCAATACGGCTAGGTAATGTTGCCActtgccagcattaaaggtacacatACTGCCGAAggggtaattttttaaaatttgttttaattttcggtttatcatttttttaaaattattattactatgtagattaagaagattataaaatatgtatatatgtgtgtTCGAAATCAATTTACTGATACACATAACGATACAATGTTCtagatttaaatgtttacGTACCTTTCCAAATCTTGCCATATAATTCTCTATAATTTTGATAGAACAGTAGTAGTCTCTGGCGCAGTCTTCGTAGGctgcaaatattaatttatcaattacCAAAACACACAAATGCTTTGTTCATTTAGAAATATATGAAGAAAAGAACTTTGTtactctttatatttattaagaaataaacagATACTTTAACAGAAACAAAaggaagaaataaaatatatagctagAGTATTTGATGTATCCTAGAACAGTTTCACGGAAAAGTACAATATTAAGGAGATCacacataatattatgaagaCGAGATAAAAAAACCAGATATACAACATGAAGTTGATGCCGATTTATCTgctgaatttaattttgaagtcGAAAAGAGAAATAGTATAAAAGCTTATTAAAAACGAtgttaataaacttattaattgGAAGAAATTGTCATTGTTTATTCCAACAATTCGGACATAATCTAATCGGTACAGTTTTTTTCAGTCTCTGTAGTACGTAATGTGTCACgaacacaaaaaaatcattgaaATCGAAATAGCTATTAAATATACCGTTAGCTGAaccttttttatcatatttattcaatgaTTGTGAACATTTCTTCACAtcttttgacgtgacaacgtcttataaatcgatggagccggctgcacgcacgaaaaaacatgactcatgcggcgttacctcgctctgaggcgttccatttaaggcttgaagtgcaagcgagagcgacagagaggcacgatcggactccgcgctcttcagcgttcgacatctgtctctctcctacttgagtgagcgattcgtgacgttgtcacgttcaactatcgtcagtaaaccgactttacagacaaccgatttattttttattattattagcgtGTACCTTCTTTCCTATCCGGGCTATCGTCTGGCAGCGTGGGTTTCCCTGCATCCACCCAGTACACCCGTGATATGTAGAAGGGTCCACAATACCCGTCAGAGCACGTGTGAGAAAGGTCACAGCCTGCTACATGGCACAGACACCGAATACAGTTTTCGTTCAAATTTGTTACGTAGATACctaaaatcatatatttttcaatttaatatagtGTGTTCTTATTTTTTGGCTATTAGGGGTATGAAATTTTCagactttttttttagaatttataatttgctaTAAGCATAATATACATGAATACGAGTCTTCGGTCTTAGTGTGATATTCAGAGATATGTTTAGCGCAACTCCAATACATTTTGGACGCATGGAATCAATTATCAAATTTACTAAGTTACGATTTATAATCCTAACCTTAGGATCAACTTGGCAATATAACAACTATTTCGCGAAGAGATTTATTATACAAGGATACGAAACAGATCAAAAGCAGCTCTTGCTTATATaagctatatattatataatttatatctatatataatccCCCAAAACAACCCTGATGCCcggaaaataaatacacttttCGTTTGATCATAATCCGACACCACAATTAGATTTGAAACTTCGAAAACATTGT
The nucleotide sequence above comes from Pieris napi chromosome 22, ilPieNapi1.2, whole genome shotgun sequence. Encoded proteins:
- the LOC125060875 gene encoding lysozyme-like, which produces MKCQVPVLILGFLSSVLGIYVTNLNENCIRCLCHVAGCDLSHTCSDGYCGPFYISRVYWVDAGKPTLPDDSPDRKEAYEDCARDYYCSIKIIENYMARFGKDCNGDGVTNCYDYMMINHHGGRACSSPLFLSQLGLRRLKLFQQCRFN